GTCGAAGCAGCACCTGTAGCCGAAGAAGTAATTTCAGAGCCCAAAGTAACCGAAGAAGTTGTTACTGAAGTGGAAGAAAGCAGTCCAGAAGTTGTAGCCGAAACAATTGTAGAGAGCACACCAGAAGTTGTTGAAACAGAAGCCATCAAGGAAGATGCTGTTGTTGAAGACAAAGAAGAAGTTGTTGCAGAAACTACAGAAGTTGAAGAAGCTGTTGAAGAATTGGAAGATGAAGATGCTCTTGAAGATGAAGAACCATTGGATTTGAAAAAACCATTCGACTGGGCAAGTTTCGAAGAAGAGGAAGAAGAGTATGGTAAAGAAGAGAAAGCAGAGCTTAAAGGTCTTTATACCAAAACTCTTAATTTCATTGAGGACATGCAGCTTGTAAATGCTGTAGTCGAAAACATCACTGACAAAGAAGTTGTACTTAACATTGGTTTTAAATCTGATGGCTTAGTTGCCTTATCAGAATTTAAACACATGGAAGATCTCAAAATTGGAGACGAAGTGGAAGTAATTGTTGAATCAACTGAAGGCCGTGATGGACAATTAATACTTTCTCACAGAAAAGCCAGGGCTGAATCAGCTTGGGCAAAGATTGTGAGTTCGCATGAAACTGGTGAGATCGTAACAGGATTTATCAAAGACAGAACGAAAGGTGGTATGGTTGTCGATTTATTTGGACTCGATGCCTTTTTACCTGGTTCGCAGCTTGATATTAAACCAGTTCAAGATTATGATGCATTTGTAGGAATCAACATGGAATTAAAGGTTGTTAAATTAAACCCTAATTTCAGAAATATTGTGGTTTCTCACAAAGCTATCATCGAACAAGATATCGAACAACAAAGACACAAAATCTTGTCGAAACTTGAGAAAGGACAAGTATTGGAAGGTCTTGTTAAAAACCTTACTTCATTCGGAGTCTTCATTGACTTGGGTGGTGTAGATGGTTTGATCCATATTACTGATGTTTCATGGGGACGTATTAATCATCCAAATGAATTATTGGAAATTGGCGAGAAATTAAATGTTGTTGTTCTCGATTACGATGAAGAAAAGAATAGAATTTCGCTTGGTATGAAGCAATTGACACAGCATCCTTGGGAAACATTACCAGAAGACATTGTTGAAGGTAGTGTGATGAAAGGAAAAGTTGTTAATATTGAAGATTACGGTGCATTTGTTGAAATTTACCCAGGCGTTGAAGGTTTAGTTCACGTTTCAGAAATGACTTGGTCACAACATCTCAAATCTCCAGCAGATTACATTGTATTAAATGATGAGGTTGAGGTAAAAG
This genomic window from Bacteroidota bacterium contains:
- the rpsA gene encoding 30S ribosomal protein S1, whose amino-acid sequence is MEEKQTDLDQNLENQEAAETNQEVPETKENTPEIKEEIAPVESTEEIKPEEEVVVEETKSTEEVVEAAPVAEEVISEPKVTEEVVTEVEESSPEVVAETIVESTPEVVETEAIKEDAVVEDKEEVVAETTEVEEAVEELEDEDALEDEEPLDLKKPFDWASFEEEEEEYGKEEKAELKGLYTKTLNFIEDMQLVNAVVENITDKEVVLNIGFKSDGLVALSEFKHMEDLKIGDEVEVIVESTEGRDGQLILSHRKARAESAWAKIVSSHETGEIVTGFIKDRTKGGMVVDLFGLDAFLPGSQLDIKPVQDYDAFVGINMELKVVKLNPNFRNIVVSHKAIIEQDIEQQRHKILSKLEKGQVLEGLVKNLTSFGVFIDLGGVDGLIHITDVSWGRINHPNELLEIGEKLNVVVLDYDEEKNRISLGMKQLTQHPWETLPEDIVEGSVMKGKVVNIEDYGAFVEIYPGVEGLVHVSEMTWSQHLKSPADYIVLNDEVEVKVLSIVREERKLSLGIKQLTPDPWAKVPLIYTKDSQHKSVIKNITNFGLFVELEEGIDGLIHISDLSWTKKFNHPSEFAKAGDDIEVVVLEIDEENRRLSLGHKQLEEDPWETFKDIFSNGSVHEGNVIKVDDKGAVVTLPYGVEGFCPIKQLVKEDESKVNVEDVLEFKVIEFDKSNRRIVVSHISVWKEALKVQDEEVKADRRKQSDKTRKAISQVRSKVQKTTLGSEQDVLQALKDRMTADENAAKAEAKPKKADPKKKADEEEAE